Proteins encoded in a region of the Pseudomonas putida genome:
- a CDS encoding ABC transporter ATP-binding protein — protein sequence MYKLEVQDLHKRYGSHEVLKGVSLAAKAGDVISIIGSSGSGKSTFLRCINLLEQPHAGKILLNNEELKLVAGKDGALKAADPRQLQRMRSRLSMVFQHFNLWSHMTALENIIEAPVHVLGVSRKEALEKAEHYLAKVGVAHRKDAFPGHMSGGEQQRVAIARALAMEPEVMLFDEPTSALDPELVGDVLKVMQALAQEGRTMVVVTHEMGFAREVSNQLVFLHKGLVEETGCPREVLANPQSERLKQFLSGSLK from the coding sequence ATGTACAAACTCGAAGTCCAAGACCTGCACAAGCGCTACGGTAGCCACGAAGTGCTCAAGGGCGTTTCTCTGGCGGCCAAGGCCGGCGACGTTATCAGCATCATCGGCTCCAGCGGATCAGGCAAGTCGACCTTCCTGCGCTGCATCAACCTGCTGGAGCAGCCGCACGCCGGCAAGATCCTGCTCAACAACGAAGAGCTCAAGCTGGTCGCCGGCAAGGACGGCGCGCTGAAGGCTGCCGACCCGCGTCAGTTGCAGCGCATGCGTTCGCGCCTTTCGATGGTGTTTCAGCACTTCAACCTGTGGTCGCACATGACCGCGCTGGAGAACATCATCGAAGCCCCAGTGCACGTGCTGGGCGTGAGCCGCAAGGAGGCGCTGGAGAAGGCCGAGCACTACCTGGCCAAGGTCGGTGTCGCTCACCGCAAGGATGCTTTCCCTGGGCATATGTCGGGTGGTGAGCAACAACGTGTGGCAATTGCCCGGGCGCTGGCGATGGAGCCGGAGGTTATGCTGTTCGACGAGCCGACCTCGGCGCTCGACCCCGAGCTGGTAGGTGATGTGCTCAAAGTGATGCAGGCGCTGGCCCAGGAAGGCCGGACCATGGTGGTGGTGACCCACGAAATGGGTTTTGCTCGAGAGGTGTCCAACCAGCTGGTGTTCCTGCACAAAGGCCTGGTGGAAGAAACCGGCTGCCCGCGTGAAGTGTTGGCCAACCCGCAGTCGGAGCGCCTGAAGCAGTTCCTCTCCGGCAGCCTGAAGTAA